One window from the genome of Rhinolophus ferrumequinum isolate MPI-CBG mRhiFer1 chromosome 22, mRhiFer1_v1.p, whole genome shotgun sequence encodes:
- the GPR88 gene encoding probable G-protein coupled receptor 88 codes for MTNSSSTSASTTTGGSLLLLCEEEESWAGRRIPVSLLYSGLAIGGTLANGMVIYLVSSFRKLQTTSNAFIVNGCAADLSVCALWMPQEAVLGLLPAGSPEPPGDWDGAAGSYRLLRGGLLGLGLTVSLLSHCLVALNRYLLITRAPATYQALYQRRHTAGMLALSWALALGLVLLLPPWAPSPGAAPPRVHYPALLAAAALLAQTALLLHCYLGIVRRVRVSVKRVSVLNFHLLHQLPGCAAAAAAFPSAPHAPGPGGAALPAPAQPLPPALHPRRAQRRLSGLSVLLLCCVFLLATQPLVWVSLASGFSLPVPWGVQTASWLLCCALSALNPLLYTWRNEEFRRSVRSVLPGVGDAAAAAVAATAVPAVSQAQLGTRAAGQHW; via the coding sequence ATGACCAACTCCTCCTCCACGTCGGCTTCCACCACCACCGGGGGGTCGCTGCTCCTGCTGTGCGAGGAAGAGGAGTCCTGGGCGGGCCGGCGAATCCCCGTGTCCCTCCTGTACTCGGGCCTGGCCATCGGGGGCACGCTGGCCAACGGCATGGTCATCTATCTCGTGTCGTCCTTCCGAAAGCTGCAGACCACCAGCAACGCCTTCATCGTGAACGGCTGCGCCGCGGACCTCAGCGTCTGCGCCCTCTGGATGCCGCAGGAGGCGGTGCTCGGGCTCCTGCCCGCTGGCTCCCCGGAGCCCCCCGGGGACTGGGATGGCGCCGCGGGCAGCTACCGCCTGCTGCGGGGCGGGCTGCTGGGCCTCGGGCTCACCGTGTCCCTGCTGTCCCACTGCCTCGTGGCCCTGAACCGCTACCTGCTCATCACCCGGGCGCCCGCCACCTACCAGGCGCTATACCAGCGACGCCATACGGCCGGCATGCTGGCGCTGTCCTGGGCGCTGGCCCTGGGCCTCGTGCTGCTGCTCCCGCCCTGGGCGCCGAGTCCCGGCGCAGCGCCCCCGCGCGTGCACTACCCCGCGCTGCTGGCGGCCGCGGCGCTGCTGGCGCAGACGGCGCTGCTGCTGCACTGCTACCTGGGCATCGTGCGCCGCGTGCGCGTCAGCGTCAAGCGGGTCAGCGTCCTCAACTTCCACCTGCTGCACCAGCTGCCCGgctgcgccgccgccgccgccgccttcCCCAGCGCCCCGCACGCGCCCGGCCCGGGGGGAGCCGCGCTCCCTGCGCCCGCCCAGCCCCTGCCGCCCGCGCTGCATCCGCGGCGGGCGCAGCGGCGTCTCAGCGGCCTGTCGGTGCTGCTGCTCTGCTGCGTCTTCCTGCTGGCCACGCAGCCGCTGGTGTGGGTGAGCCTGGCCAGCGGCTTCTCGCTGCCCGTACCCTGGGGTGTGCAGACGGCCAGCTGGCTCCTGTGCTGCGCCCTGTCCGCGCTCAACCCGCTGCTCTACACGTGGAGGAACGAGGAGTTCCGCCGCTCCGTACGCTCGGTCCTGCCGGGCGTCGGCGACGCGGCAGCCGCAGCTGTGGCCGCCACTGCCGTACCCGCCGTGTCCCAGGCGCAGCTGGGCACCCGCGCGGCTGGCCAGCACTGGTGA